Proteins co-encoded in one Pelobates fuscus isolate aPelFus1 chromosome 5, aPelFus1.pri, whole genome shotgun sequence genomic window:
- the LOC134612085 gene encoding olfactory receptor 5I1-like, giving the protein MGNNNGNQTSPVEFILSTLSDVPVFQIPLFIVFIIIYLIALMANGAIILLIFHCPFLHTPMYFFIGNLGLLDIFYLSTTVPKMLSNYLTKKKSISFAGCVAQLYIYLVMAATESTLLSTMAYDRYVAICNPLRYLMIMNRTVCLKLATCSWIIGIFYSAIHTTNTFMLNFCRSNIVDHFYCDIPPLLKISCSDTSKTEIVIYVVGGLLVLICFPLIIISYVFIIQSILKIPSATSRSKTFSTCVSHLLSVSLFYVSGSFAYFRPMSSNSLSEYKFNAIFYTIIPPIMNPIIYSLRNKELKKATELFNCYKNL; this is encoded by the coding sequence ATGGGTAACAATAATGGAAATCAAACTTCACCTGTGGAATTTATTCTCAGTACTCTTTCTGATGTACCTGTTTTTCAGATACCTTTGTTTATTGTATTCATAATTATTTACCTTATTGCACTTATGGCAAATGGGGCAATAATCTTGCTCATCTTTCACTGTCCTTTTCTTCATACACCAATGTACTTTTTTATTGGAAATCTGGGGTTGTTAGATATCTTTTACTTAAGTACAACTGTACCTAAAATGTTAAGTAATTATCTAACAAAGAAGAAAAGCATTTCATTTGCAGGATGTGTAGCACAGCTTTATATTTATCTTGTGATGGCGGCTACTGAGTCCACTCTTCTCTCCACCATGGCTTATGACCGATATGTGGCCATTTGCAATCCCTTAAGATATCTTATGATTATGAATCGAACAGTTTGTTTGAAGTTGGCCACATGCTCTTGGATTATTGGGATTTTCTATTCTGCCATCCACACAACCAATACTTTTATGCTAAACTTTTGCAGATCCAATATTGTTGATCATTTTTACTGTGACATCCCTCCTCTTCTAAAGATCTCTTGCTCTGATACCAGTAAGACTGAAATTGTCATCTATGTAGTAGGAGGACTATTAGTATTGATTTGCTTTCCACTAATTATTATTTCCTATGTATTCATTATTCAATCTATCTTGAAGATACCATCAGCTACAAGTCGCAGTAAAACATTCTCTACTTGTGTATCCCACCTTCTTTCAGTCAGTTTGTTTTATGTTAGTGGGAGTTTTGCATATTTCAGACCCATGTCTTCAAACTCCTTGAGTGAGTACAAGTTCAATGCAATATTCTATACTATCATACCACCAATAATGAATCCAATTATATACAGCCTTAGAAATAAGGAGTTAAAGAAGGCTACTGAACTATTCAATTGCTAtaagaatttgtaa